The following coding sequences are from one Hymenobacter sp. DG25A window:
- the menD gene encoding 2-succinyl-5-enolpyruvyl-6-hydroxy-3-cyclohexene-1-carboxylic-acid synthase codes for MQSVYNIAEICARHGITDVVLSPGSRCAPLTIAFARHPDIRVRTVPDERAAAFIGLGLAQAQRRAVALVCTSGTAGLNYAPAIAEAYFQQIPLVVFTADRPPEWIDQLDGQTIRQSNLYGAHAKGAFEFPADTSHADARWHSERLVSEAINLAQQFPAGPVQVNVPLREPFYPKAGEPLHFDKVKVIQEQAGQPTLPAAELATLRVQLRQTPQVLVVGGQHRHENELLLALRQFAAAYQVPVVGDVIANLHQPVGPTYDLRAAPIGRQDVFLAVPEKGLKEALRPTLLITFGQSLISKALKLYLREYAPQQHWHIQAAGPVADTFRSLTRIIRMEPAAFFAAMLAEPVAVPASDKGELALANPHEMPADATRVARPKIPTGTVRLTWPKAGWALGDDATGRSSFATPWQKAEGWATGFLQEFFTAPQQDFNEFSAFYHTLRFLPQHTALHLANSMAVRYVNILGLPTTQAVEVFANRGTSGIDGCTSTAVGAALAQPERPVVLLTGDVAFFYDRNAFWQNYPTPNLRVVLFNNHAGGIFRLIDGPRQQPELEEFFETHQPLTAENTARDFNLRYFTARSIDELESALPFFFAPGNSAALLEVTTNSATNAAFFEHYRAAVKNAFA; via the coding sequence ATGCAGTCCGTTTATAACATTGCTGAAATCTGCGCCCGGCACGGCATTACGGATGTGGTTTTGTCGCCGGGCAGCCGGTGCGCGCCGCTCACTATTGCCTTTGCGCGCCACCCCGACATTAGGGTGCGCACGGTGCCGGATGAGCGGGCGGCAGCATTTATCGGACTGGGACTGGCCCAGGCCCAGCGGCGGGCCGTAGCACTAGTTTGCACCTCCGGCACGGCCGGCCTGAACTATGCCCCGGCCATAGCAGAAGCCTATTTTCAGCAGATTCCGCTGGTCGTTTTCACCGCCGACCGTCCCCCGGAATGGATTGACCAGCTGGATGGGCAGACCATCCGGCAGAGCAACCTGTACGGTGCCCACGCCAAGGGCGCTTTTGAGTTTCCGGCTGATACTTCCCACGCGGATGCCCGCTGGCACTCTGAGCGGCTGGTGTCCGAAGCCATTAACCTGGCTCAGCAATTTCCGGCCGGCCCGGTGCAGGTGAATGTACCGCTGCGGGAGCCCTTTTACCCCAAAGCCGGCGAGCCGCTGCACTTTGATAAAGTAAAGGTGATTCAGGAGCAGGCCGGGCAACCTACCCTTCCTGCCGCCGAACTGGCTACCCTCCGTGTCCAGCTGCGCCAAACACCGCAGGTATTGGTAGTAGGCGGTCAGCACCGGCATGAAAATGAGCTTTTGCTGGCTTTGCGCCAGTTTGCGGCCGCGTATCAGGTGCCCGTGGTAGGGGATGTTATTGCCAACCTGCACCAGCCTGTGGGCCCAACCTACGACCTGCGCGCCGCCCCTATTGGTCGGCAGGACGTGTTTCTGGCCGTGCCAGAGAAAGGTTTGAAGGAAGCACTGCGCCCTACCCTGCTCATCACTTTCGGCCAGTCGCTCATTTCAAAAGCGCTGAAGCTGTACCTACGTGAATACGCGCCGCAGCAACACTGGCATATTCAGGCCGCCGGCCCCGTGGCCGATACCTTCCGCTCCCTCACGCGCATTATCCGGATGGAGCCCGCGGCGTTTTTCGCGGCTATGCTGGCGGAGCCTGTTGCTGTACCAGCGTCCGACAAGGGCGAGCTGGCACTCGCAAATCCGCACGAAATGCCGGCCGATGCTACCCGCGTGGCGCGACCCAAAATACCAACCGGTACGGTGCGCCTGACCTGGCCCAAAGCGGGCTGGGCATTGGGGGATGATGCAACGGGACGCAGCTCCTTTGCCACGCCCTGGCAGAAAGCGGAGGGCTGGGCAACCGGTTTCCTGCAGGAGTTCTTTACCGCACCGCAGCAGGATTTCAATGAGTTTTCGGCCTTCTACCACACGCTGCGCTTCCTGCCCCAACACACGGCGCTGCATCTGGCCAACAGCATGGCGGTGCGCTACGTGAATATCCTGGGTCTGCCCACTACACAGGCCGTGGAGGTATTTGCCAACCGTGGCACCAGCGGCATTGATGGCTGCACAAGCACAGCCGTGGGTGCCGCCCTGGCCCAGCCGGAGCGCCCGGTGGTGCTGCTCACCGGCGACGTGGCTTTCTTCTACGACCGCAACGCCTTCTGGCAAAACTACCCCACCCCCAACCTGCGGGTGGTTCTCTTCAACAACCACGCGGGCGGCATTTTTCGGCTGATTGACGGTCCCCGTCAGCAGCCCGAGTTGGAGGAGTTTTTCGAAACCCATCAGCCCCTCACGGCGGAAAATACCGCCCGGGATTTTAACCTGCGTTATTTCACGGCCCGTAGTATAGACGAGCTGGAATCGGCGCTACCGTTTTTCTTTGCCCCCGGAAACAGTGCAGCCCTGCTGGAAGTTACTACCAACAGTGCCACCAACGCGGCGTTCTTTGAACACTACCGCGCTGCGGTAAAAAATGCTTTTGCGTAA
- a CDS encoding chorismate-binding protein: MSTSSQGSLISWPNPAPAVTERLRQLAAFALHHSLPVALWRLPNASAPQLCLSFSAEAALTGLPPALEPTAPAGFAFFPFRDSDHNPALFLPADVLYDTIQPDELRVNEAAAGASTLLPQLIDYLTKSPQPTTHSQNLPWPVSPQPAPHAATQAEYTALVERGVRAIEKGKVQKVVSSRAARWPLPADFDALAAFSELMERYPRAFVSLVSAPGAGTWLGATPEVLVELTADGRFCTMALAGTQPLPPDHQPQHAIWRQKEIEEQALVARYIVSCFKQLRLREYDETGPRTVVAGELLHLRTDFSVNLRTVPFPTLATDMLRLLHPTSAVGGMPRQAALEFLQKYEGYDRAYYSGFLGPVNLPAPGVSQLFVNLRCFQVRPGEAILYAGTGLTIDSDPAREWQETELKLTTAGAILS, encoded by the coding sequence GTGAGTACGTCCTCGCAAGGAAGTTTAATAAGCTGGCCCAACCCGGCGCCAGCGGTTACGGAGCGCCTGCGGCAGCTGGCGGCCTTTGCGCTGCATCATTCGCTGCCGGTAGCTCTGTGGCGCCTGCCCAATGCTTCGGCCCCGCAGCTCTGCCTGAGCTTTTCGGCCGAAGCGGCCCTGACGGGCCTGCCGCCCGCGCTGGAGCCCACCGCGCCGGCCGGTTTTGCCTTCTTCCCCTTCCGCGACTCGGACCACAACCCTGCCCTCTTTCTGCCAGCGGATGTTCTGTATGATACAATCCAGCCCGACGAGCTGCGAGTGAATGAGGCTGCCGCCGGGGCTTCTACTCTGCTGCCTCAGCTGATTGACTATCTCACCAAAAGCCCACAGCCCACAACCCATAGCCAAAACCTACCCTGGCCGGTGAGCCCGCAGCCGGCCCCGCACGCGGCTACTCAGGCAGAGTATACTGCCTTGGTAGAACGCGGGGTGCGCGCCATTGAAAAAGGCAAAGTGCAGAAAGTGGTATCGTCCAGAGCGGCACGATGGCCATTGCCGGCTGATTTTGATGCCTTGGCCGCCTTCTCGGAGCTGATGGAGCGGTACCCGCGCGCGTTTGTGTCGTTGGTGAGTGCCCCGGGCGCGGGCACCTGGCTGGGCGCCACCCCGGAGGTACTGGTGGAGCTTACGGCCGATGGGCGCTTCTGCACCATGGCCCTGGCCGGCACCCAGCCCCTGCCACCCGATCATCAGCCCCAGCACGCCATCTGGCGGCAAAAGGAAATTGAGGAGCAGGCCCTGGTAGCCCGCTATATTGTGAGCTGTTTTAAACAACTGAGGCTGCGCGAGTACGACGAAACCGGCCCCCGCACCGTGGTAGCCGGCGAGCTGCTGCACCTGCGCACCGATTTTTCCGTGAACCTGCGCACCGTGCCCTTCCCTACTCTGGCAACTGATATGCTGCGGCTGCTGCACCCCACCTCGGCCGTGGGTGGCATGCCCCGGCAGGCCGCGCTGGAGTTTCTGCAGAAATATGAAGGCTACGACCGGGCTTATTACAGCGGGTTTCTGGGCCCGGTAAACCTGCCTGCCCCCGGCGTGTCACAACTCTTTGTGAACCTGCGCTGTTTTCAGGTACGCCCCGGGGAAGCCATTCTTTACGCGGGCACCGGCCTCACCATCGACTCCGACCCTGCCCGCGAGTGGCAGGAAACCGAGCTGAAGCTGACAACCGCCGGCGCTATTTTGAGTTAA
- a CDS encoding hotdog fold thioesterase: MENTPHSLAKLNEWCHNTLGAHLGIELTAVGERSITGRMPVDHRTHQPMGLLHGGASVALAETLGSIGAFLQVDQSKKACVGLEINANHLKGVHSGYVVGHATALHVGRTTQVWEIRITHEETGALVCISRITMAVIDLPGKKEKTA; this comes from the coding sequence ATGGAAAATACTCCTCATTCCCTGGCTAAGCTCAATGAGTGGTGCCATAACACCCTGGGCGCGCACCTGGGCATTGAGCTTACCGCCGTGGGCGAGCGTAGCATTACGGGCCGCATGCCCGTAGACCACCGCACCCACCAGCCCATGGGGCTGCTGCACGGGGGCGCCTCCGTGGCCCTGGCCGAAACCCTGGGCAGCATCGGCGCTTTTCTGCAGGTAGACCAGAGCAAAAAGGCCTGCGTAGGACTGGAAATCAATGCGAACCACCTCAAAGGCGTGCATTCCGGCTACGTGGTGGGCCATGCTACGGCTCTGCACGTAGGCCGCACCACCCAGGTATGGGAAATCCGTATCACCCACGAGGAAACCGGGGCGCTGGTGTGCATCAGCCGTATTACCATGGCGGTAATTGACCTGCCCGGAAAAAAGGAGAAAACCGCGTGA
- a CDS encoding histidine phosphatase family protein has product MSVKKIYLIRHGQTDFNVRGIVQGSGVDSSLNEAGRRQAARFFAAYQHVPFNKVYTSTLQRTHQSVHDFLQLGIPHEIHAGLNEISWGDREGTRITPDEDEEYHGVLQQWKQGQTSARLLGGESPDEVAARQRPFIEMLKARPEEENVLVCMHGRAMRVMLCQLLNYPLGCMDAFEHHNLCLYKLHYTGSMFTVRNFLDVRHLHAV; this is encoded by the coding sequence GTGAGCGTCAAAAAAATATACCTTATCCGTCACGGACAGACGGACTTCAACGTGCGCGGCATCGTGCAGGGCAGCGGCGTAGATTCCAGTCTGAACGAGGCTGGCCGGCGGCAGGCGGCGCGGTTTTTCGCGGCCTACCAGCACGTGCCTTTCAATAAGGTATACACCTCCACGCTGCAGCGCACCCATCAGTCAGTGCATGATTTTCTGCAGCTGGGCATTCCGCACGAAATACACGCCGGCCTCAACGAAATAAGCTGGGGCGACCGGGAAGGCACGCGCATTACCCCGGACGAGGATGAAGAATACCACGGCGTGCTGCAGCAATGGAAACAGGGCCAGACCAGTGCCCGCCTGCTGGGCGGCGAAAGCCCCGATGAAGTGGCGGCCCGCCAGCGCCCGTTTATTGAAATGCTGAAAGCCCGGCCCGAGGAAGAAAACGTGCTGGTGTGCATGCATGGCCGGGCTATGCGCGTGATGCTGTGTCAGTTATTAAATTACCCGTTAGGCTGCATGGATGCCTTTGAGCACCATAATCTGTGCCTGTATAAGCTGCACTACACGGGCAGCATGTTCACCGTCCGCAACTTTCTGGACGTCCGCCATCTGCACGCAGTATAG
- a CDS encoding pyruvate dehydrogenase complex dihydrolipoamide acetyltransferase produces the protein MAEIIKMPKMSDTMTEGVIASWLKKVGDTVKSGDILAEVETDKATMELENYEDGTLLYIGPKEGEGVPVDGLLAIVGKAGEDISGLLSGAQGGAAAPAPAAAPAPAPVAAAPAAPAPAPAPTPAPAAAPAGNGKKATVIRMPKMSDTMTEGTIASWQKKVGDKVKSGDVLAEVETDKATMELENYDDGTLLYIGPKEGEAVAVDGILAIIGEEGADIQSLLGGQSGGAATAAAPAPEAAPEAAPATPAAAPAAAAPASSAVAVAPAPTGGRLLASPLAKRIAKEKGIDLNQVKGSGDNGRIVSRDIEGFQPGAAPAAQPAAAPAAAPAPAPAAPSAAAPAPAAAPAPVAAEGTYTDTPVSQMRKVIARRLSESLFTAPHFYLTMEILMDRAMEVRTQLNTLSPVKLSFNDLVIKAAAVALKQHPAVNSSWLGDKIRQNKVVNIGVAVAVDEGLLVPVVRNADGKGLSTIATEVKELAGKAKSKKLQPAEWEGSTFTISNLGMFGIEEFTAIINPPDACILAVGGIKQTAVVKDGQLAVGNVMKVTLSCDHRVVDGATGAAFLQTLKSLLEDPMRMLI, from the coding sequence ATGGCCGAAATCATAAAAATGCCCAAAATGAGCGACACCATGACCGAAGGGGTTATTGCGTCGTGGCTCAAGAAGGTAGGAGACACCGTTAAGTCCGGGGATATTCTGGCAGAAGTCGAGACCGATAAGGCCACGATGGAGCTGGAGAATTACGAGGACGGCACCCTGCTCTACATCGGTCCGAAAGAAGGCGAAGGCGTGCCCGTAGATGGCCTGCTGGCTATTGTAGGCAAAGCCGGTGAAGATATTTCCGGCCTGCTGAGCGGCGCCCAGGGTGGCGCAGCTGCTCCGGCACCGGCGGCTGCACCCGCTCCTGCCCCTGTTGCGGCGGCACCTGCTGCCCCCGCTCCGGCACCTGCACCAACCCCAGCCCCCGCAGCGGCTCCGGCTGGCAATGGCAAGAAGGCTACCGTTATCCGGATGCCGAAAATGAGCGATACGATGACGGAAGGCACCATTGCCTCCTGGCAGAAGAAAGTAGGGGATAAAGTGAAGTCCGGCGACGTACTGGCTGAAGTGGAAACCGACAAGGCTACCATGGAGCTGGAAAACTACGACGACGGTACCCTGCTCTATATTGGTCCGAAAGAAGGCGAAGCCGTAGCCGTAGATGGCATTCTGGCCATTATTGGCGAAGAAGGCGCTGATATTCAAAGCCTGCTGGGTGGCCAGTCGGGTGGTGCGGCTACGGCTGCTGCCCCGGCGCCTGAAGCTGCTCCTGAAGCCGCCCCGGCAACTCCTGCGGCCGCTCCGGCCGCCGCCGCACCTGCATCCTCGGCAGTAGCCGTGGCTCCCGCCCCAACCGGTGGCCGCCTGCTGGCTTCACCGCTGGCCAAGCGCATCGCCAAAGAAAAAGGCATCGACCTGAACCAGGTGAAAGGAAGCGGCGACAATGGCCGCATTGTTTCCCGGGATATTGAAGGCTTCCAGCCCGGTGCTGCTCCGGCCGCCCAGCCTGCTGCCGCGCCTGCTGCGGCTCCCGCCCCGGCACCAGCTGCTCCTTCAGCGGCGGCACCGGCACCGGCCGCTGCTCCCGCCCCGGTTGCGGCCGAGGGTACCTACACCGACACGCCGGTTTCGCAGATGCGCAAGGTTATTGCCCGTCGCCTGTCGGAAAGCCTGTTTACGGCCCCGCATTTCTATCTCACGATGGAAATCCTGATGGACCGCGCCATGGAAGTTCGCACGCAGCTCAACACCCTTTCCCCGGTGAAGCTGTCGTTCAACGACTTGGTAATTAAAGCCGCTGCTGTGGCGCTCAAGCAGCACCCGGCCGTAAACTCCTCATGGCTGGGCGACAAAATCCGCCAGAACAAGGTGGTGAACATTGGCGTGGCCGTGGCCGTGGACGAAGGTCTGCTGGTGCCCGTGGTGCGCAACGCCGACGGCAAAGGCCTCTCCACCATCGCTACGGAAGTGAAAGAGCTGGCCGGCAAAGCCAAGAGCAAGAAGCTGCAGCCCGCCGAGTGGGAGGGAAGCACCTTCACCATCTCCAACCTGGGTATGTTCGGCATTGAGGAATTCACGGCCATCATCAACCCGCCAGATGCCTGCATCTTGGCCGTGGGCGGCATCAAGCAGACTGCCGTGGTAAAAGACGGCCAGTTGGCCGTTGGCAACGTCATGAAAGTGACCTTGAGCTGCGACCACCGCGTGGTGGACGGTGCTACCGGCGCTGCCTTCCTGCAAACGCTGAAAAGCCTGCTGGAAGACCCCATGCGCATGCTGATTTGA
- a CDS encoding TonB-dependent receptor, whose protein sequence is MKQHVLAVTMCVVSATSAFAQGQALTGQVLDTNGRPVAGATVVEKGTNNGTATGNDGRFTLQSRTASPRLQISSIGFATQEVEATGGALSVRLAEATTSLGAVQVVGSRSQNRSVTDSPSPVDIIDLREVTTKTGQLDVNQLLQFVAPSFNSNRQTGSDGADHVDPATLRGLGPDQTLVLVNGKRQHQSALVNLFGSRGRGNTGTDLNVIPAAAIERIEILRDGAAAQYGSDAIAGVINIVLKSSVKELTASANYGMYDAKYRRDDEKFDGGNFNANLNYGIGLGEKGSFINATLDYNKREHTQRAAVPAPDGLARREYGDPEVSNASAYLNSKFALSDKAHVYVFGGYNKRKGDAFAWTRFADDDRNVPALYPNGFDPIITSNIADISAVAGVHTVISGWDFDLSNNFGSNRFHYGVRNSLNATLGADSPTSFDAGGFQLQQDVVSLGATRNYATVLNGLNLAAGAEFRREWYKLFAGEEASYKNYNPGADIPGGSQGFPGYQPTDAIKANRDNFGAYIDAELNVTPQWLLAGAVRFENYSDFGSTFNYKGATRYNLTDFLTLRGTYSTGFRAPSLAQINFNSTFTNFINGDPVEVLLARNNSPVTQKLGIPALKQETSNNASLGLTSRLGAGFSLTLDGYYIKVKDRVVLTSQFSARNDEGELDPVIGADLEALGVAQAQFFANAADTRSLGLDVVLSHSASVGKGRLNSSLAANFNRLRIDRVQTTGRLAGREDEFFGPREQAFVKASAPKSKINLTFDYQLGRFGTLLRFVRFDKVQLLDFDNEPMNYDARITTDLTLSYALTNKLQFSVGSSNLFNKYPTLFNPQLTETGGAWDPVQMGANGRYYFAKLQARF, encoded by the coding sequence ATGAAACAACACGTACTTGCCGTCACGATGTGCGTCGTGAGTGCTACATCGGCCTTTGCGCAGGGGCAGGCCCTCACTGGTCAGGTGCTCGATACGAATGGCCGACCGGTAGCAGGTGCCACCGTTGTAGAAAAAGGCACCAACAACGGAACTGCCACCGGCAACGATGGCCGCTTCACGCTCCAGTCCCGCACGGCTAGTCCGCGTCTGCAGATCAGCTCCATTGGCTTTGCCACGCAGGAAGTAGAGGCCACCGGCGGCGCGTTGAGCGTGCGCCTGGCCGAGGCCACCACCAGCCTGGGAGCCGTGCAGGTAGTAGGCTCCCGCAGTCAGAACCGCTCCGTTACCGACTCGCCTTCGCCGGTGGATATCATTGACCTGCGGGAAGTGACCACCAAAACCGGGCAGCTGGATGTAAATCAGCTGCTGCAGTTTGTGGCGCCTTCCTTTAATTCCAACCGCCAGACCGGCTCTGATGGCGCCGACCACGTAGACCCCGCCACCCTGCGCGGCCTGGGCCCCGACCAGACGCTGGTGCTCGTGAACGGCAAGCGTCAGCACCAGTCGGCGCTGGTGAACCTGTTTGGCTCCCGTGGCCGCGGCAATACCGGCACCGACCTCAATGTGATTCCCGCCGCTGCCATTGAGCGGATTGAGATTCTGCGCGATGGGGCCGCCGCCCAGTACGGCTCCGATGCCATTGCCGGCGTTATTAACATCGTGCTGAAAAGCTCCGTGAAGGAGTTGACGGCCAGCGCTAACTATGGGATGTACGATGCCAAGTACCGCCGCGACGACGAGAAGTTTGACGGCGGCAACTTCAACGCCAACCTGAACTACGGTATCGGGCTGGGGGAGAAAGGCAGCTTCATCAATGCCACCCTCGACTACAACAAGCGGGAGCACACCCAGCGCGCCGCCGTGCCCGCGCCCGATGGCCTGGCCCGCCGTGAGTACGGCGACCCGGAAGTTTCCAACGCGTCGGCGTATCTGAACTCGAAATTTGCGCTCAGTGATAAGGCGCATGTGTACGTATTTGGCGGCTACAACAAACGCAAGGGCGACGCCTTTGCCTGGACGCGCTTCGCCGATGATGACCGCAACGTGCCGGCACTTTACCCCAACGGTTTCGACCCCATCATTACCAGCAACATTGCGGATATCTCGGCCGTGGCCGGGGTGCATACTGTCATAAGTGGTTGGGACTTTGATCTGAGCAATAACTTCGGCTCCAACCGCTTCCATTACGGTGTGCGCAACTCTCTGAATGCTACGCTGGGCGCGGATTCGCCCACTTCCTTTGATGCGGGCGGCTTTCAGCTGCAGCAGGATGTGGTGAGCTTAGGGGCTACGCGCAACTACGCCACCGTGCTCAATGGTCTGAACCTGGCCGCCGGGGCCGAGTTCCGCCGCGAATGGTACAAGCTGTTTGCCGGTGAGGAAGCATCCTACAAAAATTATAACCCTGGAGCCGACATACCGGGAGGCTCGCAGGGTTTCCCCGGGTATCAGCCTACCGACGCTATTAAAGCCAACCGGGACAACTTTGGTGCTTATATAGATGCGGAGCTGAACGTAACTCCGCAATGGTTGCTGGCCGGAGCCGTACGCTTTGAGAACTACAGTGACTTTGGCAGTACCTTCAACTACAAAGGCGCTACCCGCTACAACCTGACGGATTTCCTGACGCTGCGTGGCACGTACAGCACGGGCTTCCGGGCTCCTTCCCTGGCCCAAATTAATTTCAACTCCACTTTCACCAACTTCATTAACGGAGACCCGGTGGAAGTGCTGCTGGCCCGCAACAACAGCCCTGTAACCCAGAAACTGGGCATTCCTGCCCTGAAGCAGGAAACCTCCAACAATGCCAGCCTGGGCCTGACCAGCCGCCTGGGCGCGGGCTTCAGCCTAACGCTGGATGGCTACTATATTAAAGTGAAAGACCGAGTGGTGCTGACCAGTCAGTTCTCGGCGCGGAATGATGAGGGGGAACTGGACCCCGTAATTGGGGCTGATCTGGAAGCCTTGGGTGTTGCGCAGGCCCAGTTCTTTGCTAACGCCGCAGACACCCGCTCACTGGGTTTGGACGTGGTACTCAGCCACAGTGCATCGGTAGGCAAGGGCCGCCTGAACTCTTCCCTGGCCGCTAACTTCAACCGCCTGCGCATCGACCGGGTACAGACTACGGGCCGCCTGGCCGGGCGCGAGGATGAGTTCTTCGGGCCTCGGGAACAAGCCTTCGTGAAAGCCTCGGCCCCTAAATCCAAAATCAACCTCACCTTCGACTACCAGCTGGGCCGCTTTGGCACGCTGCTGCGCTTTGTGCGCTTTGATAAGGTGCAGTTGCTTGATTTCGACAACGAGCCGATGAACTACGATGCCCGCATAACCACTGACCTCACGCTGAGCTACGCCCTCACCAACAAACTGCAGTTCTCCGTGGGCAGCTCCAATCTGTTTAATAAGTACCCCACGCTGTTTAACCCCCAGCTCACGGAAACCGGCGGCGCCTGGGACCCGGTGCAGATGGGTGCTAACGGTCGGTATTACTTCGCTAAATTGCAGGCCCGTTTCTAA
- the hslV gene encoding ATP-dependent protease subunit HslV translates to MKIRSTTVLGVRHNGQIALGADGQATMDKHVAKSNVRKVRKLHDGKVVTGFAGSTADAFMLLDKFEEKLGSYNGQLRRAAIELAKEWRKDQYLRKLEAMMVVADKDELLIIAGTGDVLEPDSDVAAIGSGAMYAQAAALALKKHAPHLTARQMVEDALHIAADICIYTNHNLMIEEPS, encoded by the coding sequence ATGAAAATACGCTCCACTACCGTGCTGGGGGTGCGCCACAACGGGCAGATTGCCCTGGGCGCCGACGGCCAGGCCACTATGGATAAGCACGTGGCCAAGAGCAACGTGCGCAAAGTGCGCAAGCTGCACGATGGCAAAGTAGTAACCGGATTTGCCGGCTCCACCGCCGATGCCTTTATGCTGCTGGATAAGTTTGAGGAGAAGCTGGGCAGCTACAACGGCCAGCTGCGCCGCGCTGCCATTGAGCTGGCCAAGGAGTGGCGCAAAGACCAGTACCTGCGCAAGTTGGAAGCCATGATGGTGGTAGCCGATAAAGACGAGTTGCTCATCATTGCCGGCACCGGCGACGTGCTGGAGCCCGATTCCGACGTGGCTGCCATTGGCTCCGGCGCCATGTATGCCCAGGCCGCCGCGCTGGCTCTCAAGAAGCACGCGCCCCACCTCACGGCCCGCCAGATGGTGGAAGATGCCCTGCACATTGCCGCCGACATCTGCATCTACACCAACCACAACCTCATGATTGAGGAGCCTTCTTAG
- a CDS encoding alpha/beta hydrolase produces the protein MYQTAWALKPDRIYHQTPDSLGLAYTTRVLKTADGFSINTWTYVPNATKNRHTTIILACGDAVNMGGYVYQANALSQAGYQVITFDYRGFGHSSDFAMNPNQLYYPEFAEDLRTVVKAARQQFPTQKLGVVAFSMGTIMASMVANKEKLDFLVGEGFFARPQEVVSRIMLQKNKEVLLPAAARQYPRLLPKIKCPMLVFAARADQITTLADSYDLVAQKSRHRELVTYEGGHTTGFMVLSRQPVTRLTYGDLYVECITAFLQKEGIHKT, from the coding sequence ATGTATCAAACCGCCTGGGCATTAAAACCCGACCGGATCTACCATCAAACCCCTGACTCGCTGGGGCTGGCCTACACCACCCGGGTATTAAAGACAGCAGACGGCTTTTCCATTAATACTTGGACATACGTCCCCAACGCAACCAAAAACCGCCACACCACCATCATTCTGGCCTGTGGCGATGCTGTGAATATGGGCGGGTATGTCTATCAGGCCAATGCGCTAAGTCAGGCGGGCTATCAGGTAATAACCTTTGATTACCGGGGATTTGGGCACAGCTCTGACTTTGCTATGAACCCCAATCAACTGTATTATCCTGAATTTGCGGAGGACCTGCGCACCGTGGTAAAGGCCGCGCGCCAGCAGTTTCCTACGCAAAAGCTGGGCGTGGTTGCCTTTTCCATGGGTACTATCATGGCTTCCATGGTGGCCAACAAGGAGAAGCTGGACTTTCTGGTAGGGGAAGGTTTTTTCGCCAGGCCCCAAGAAGTGGTCAGCCGCATTATGCTGCAAAAGAACAAAGAGGTGCTTTTGCCTGCGGCAGCTAGGCAGTATCCCAGGTTGCTGCCAAAAATTAAATGCCCTATGCTGGTATTCGCTGCCAGGGCAGACCAGATTACTACCTTAGCCGATAGCTATGATCTGGTAGCACAGAAAAGCCGGCATAGAGAGTTGGTTACCTATGAGGGCGGCCACACAACGGGCTTTATGGTGTTATCGCGCCAGCCCGTTACCAGGCTTACCTACGGCGACCTTTATGTGGAGTGCATTACCGCCTTTCTGCAAAAAGAAGGAATACACAAAACATAA